The Planococcus liqunii genome includes a region encoding these proteins:
- a CDS encoding immunoglobulin-like domain-containing protein has protein sequence MKKISMFLFVLVLAACHNEASVTTLTDPSPDQELHSSEAGLSLSLAEDTYDKSPSVIETTIKNESQQNYGFGEYYHIEVNKNGKWYIVTHSDAVFLKNKQFNDSGQLLLAGSEMQLTFFLNQLGVTLVPGEYRLVKTFLSQNEPFFEIAVAFPFTLE, from the coding sequence ATGAAAAAAATAAGCATGTTCCTATTCGTTTTAGTTCTCGCTGCTTGCCATAACGAAGCGTCAGTGACGACTTTGACAGACCCATCGCCCGATCAAGAACTGCATTCCAGTGAAGCGGGATTATCGCTGTCTCTTGCAGAAGATACATATGATAAATCTCCTTCAGTAATCGAAACGACGATAAAAAATGAAAGCCAGCAAAATTACGGATTTGGAGAATATTATCACATTGAAGTGAACAAAAATGGCAAGTGGTATATCGTGACACATTCCGATGCTGTCTTTTTGAAAAATAAACAATTCAACGATTCTGGGCAACTGTTACTAGCGGGGAGTGAAATGCAGCTGACATTTTTCCTTAATCAACTTGGTGTAACACTTGTTCCGGGCGAATATCGTCTCGTAAAGACATTTTTATCACAAAATGAACCTTTCTTTGAAATAGCTGTAGCGTTTCCATTCACACTGGAATGA
- a CDS encoding FtsX-like permease family protein has product MFVQRWAIFILVLIILVVSVMAGVLNTLLNNILAKRKEFAVLRTIGVRPMGILKIIVTQISFYLLIGLVFGAFCGLVFSLIVSLIDYGRVAIDFPLMWGVAASMWFISLFIFIPVGWVMENKKISMEILSDNK; this is encoded by the coding sequence ATGTTCGTGCAGCGATGGGCCATCTTCATTTTGGTACTGATCATACTGGTTGTTTCCGTCATGGCAGGTGTCTTGAATACCCTTTTGAACAATATACTGGCTAAACGAAAAGAGTTTGCGGTACTCCGGACAATCGGAGTAAGACCAATGGGAATTCTGAAAATTATTGTCACGCAAATCTCTTTCTATCTTTTGATTGGGCTTGTTTTCGGGGCGTTTTGCGGATTGGTGTTCTCTCTTATTGTTTCATTGATTGATTATGGCAGGGTAGCCATCGACTTTCCTTTGATGTGGGGAGTAGCAGCGAGTATGTGGTTTATTAGCTTGTTTATCTTTATACCCGTAGGATGGGTGATGGAGAATAAGAAAATAAGCATGGAAATTCTAAGTGACAATAAGTAA
- a CDS encoding hexameric tyrosine-coordinated heme protein, translated as MSKESWLPTLKTDTPEEGYDLAVKLARKAVGMTQPDENVRKELRPVYANNADSLTFASQVVAINFQTVAAANNYWNE; from the coding sequence ATGAGTAAAGAATCATGGTTGCCGACATTAAAGACTGATACACCCGAGGAAGGATACGACTTAGCAGTTAAGTTAGCACGTAAAGCTGTAGGGATGACTCAACCAGATGAAAATGTGCGTAAAGAATTGCGTCCAGTATATGCAAATAACGCAGATAGTTTAACTTTTGCTTCTCAAGTCGTGGCTATTAATTTTCAAACAGTAGCTGCAGCTAACAATTACTGGAATGAATAG
- the sdhB gene encoding succinate dehydrogenase iron-sulfur subunit, with translation MGEAAKTVIFEIERRNTPEGVPYWEKFELPYRMNMNVISALMEIRRNPVNMEGQKTTPVAWDMNCLEEVCGACSMVINGYARQSCTALVDQLEQPIRLQPMKKFPVIRDLIIDLSSMFDTLKRLKAWIPIDGTHDLGEGPRMPERKRQWAYELSKCMTCGVCLEACPNVNDKSDYIGAAPISQVRLMNAHPTGAMNKDERLNLLMGPGGIQECGMAQNCVEVCPKGIPLTTSISSMNRDTTVQMFRNFFGSDNMVE, from the coding sequence GTGGGCGAAGCAGCGAAAACGGTCATATTTGAAATTGAACGCAGAAACACTCCCGAGGGAGTGCCGTATTGGGAAAAATTTGAACTGCCGTATCGCATGAATATGAATGTGATTTCTGCTTTGATGGAAATTCGGCGCAATCCAGTCAATATGGAAGGGCAAAAAACCACCCCGGTTGCATGGGACATGAATTGCCTGGAGGAAGTGTGCGGGGCCTGCTCAATGGTCATCAATGGCTACGCCCGTCAATCGTGCACAGCATTAGTAGATCAGCTGGAACAACCCATCCGGCTGCAGCCGATGAAAAAATTTCCCGTTATCCGTGACTTGATTATAGACCTCAGCTCCATGTTTGATACATTGAAAAGGCTAAAAGCATGGATTCCGATTGATGGAACCCATGATCTTGGCGAAGGTCCGCGTATGCCGGAACGCAAACGCCAATGGGCATATGAATTGTCCAAATGTATGACGTGTGGAGTCTGCCTGGAGGCTTGTCCGAACGTCAATGACAAGAGCGATTATATTGGGGCAGCCCCGATTTCACAAGTGCGATTGATGAATGCGCATCCAACCGGCGCCATGAATAAAGATGAACGCTTGAATTTACTGATGGGACCGGGTGGGATCCAAGAATGCGGTATGGCACAAAACTGCGTGGAAGTCTGTCCGAAAGGAATTCCTTTGACCACTTCCATTTCATCCATGAACCGCGACACGACAGTTCAAATGTTCCGTAACTTTTTTGGAAGTGACAACATGGTGGAGTAA
- a CDS encoding TIGR01212 family radical SAM protein (This family includes YhcC from E. coli K-12, an uncharacterized radical SAM protein.) yields the protein MNSTLPFPSDGKRYHTWNRHLRDEFGMKIMKIALDAGFDCPNRDGTVAHGGCTFCSVAGSGDFAGDRVDPVAVQFDKIRTKMHRKWKDGKYMAYFQAYTNTHAPLPVIKEKFEAALRQENVVGLSIATRPDCLPDDVVEYLAELNERTYLWVELGLQTVHERTALLVNRAHDYEAYVEGVAKLRKHGIRVCTHIINGLPLEDRGMMMETAREVAKLDVQGIKIHLLHLLKGTPMVKQYEKGMVEFLDKQEYIQLVADQLEVLPPEMVVQRITGDGPIDLMIGPMWSANKWDVLNGIDAELEARDSWQGKLHKGRVEV from the coding sequence ATGAATTCTACTTTGCCTTTTCCATCTGACGGCAAACGCTACCATACATGGAACCGCCATTTGCGCGACGAATTCGGCATGAAAATCATGAAAATCGCACTTGATGCCGGCTTTGACTGTCCAAACCGCGACGGCACCGTTGCCCATGGCGGCTGCACATTCTGCAGTGTAGCGGGATCCGGCGATTTTGCCGGCGACCGGGTCGATCCGGTCGCTGTCCAGTTTGATAAAATCAGAACGAAAATGCACCGCAAGTGGAAAGACGGCAAATACATGGCGTATTTCCAGGCGTACACGAATACCCACGCACCCCTTCCGGTCATTAAAGAAAAGTTCGAAGCCGCATTGCGACAGGAAAACGTCGTCGGCTTAAGCATTGCGACGCGCCCCGACTGCCTGCCGGATGATGTCGTCGAATACCTGGCGGAATTGAATGAACGCACGTACTTATGGGTCGAGCTGGGCTTGCAGACCGTCCATGAACGGACTGCGCTGCTCGTCAACCGGGCCCACGACTATGAGGCTTACGTCGAAGGAGTGGCGAAACTCCGCAAACACGGCATCCGGGTCTGCACGCACATCATCAACGGCTTGCCGCTTGAAGACCGCGGCATGATGATGGAAACGGCGCGCGAAGTTGCAAAACTGGATGTCCAAGGCATCAAGATTCATTTGCTTCATTTGCTGAAGGGCACACCGATGGTGAAGCAATACGAAAAAGGGATGGTTGAATTTCTGGACAAGCAGGAATACATCCAGCTTGTTGCGGATCAGCTGGAAGTCCTGCCGCCAGAGATGGTCGTCCAGCGCATCACCGGAGACGGCCCAATTGATTTGATGATCGGACCGATGTGGAGCGCCAATAAGTGGGACGTACTGAACGGCATCGATGCCGAACTGGAAGCACGGGACAGCTGGCAAGGCAAATTGCATAAAGGGCGTGTTGAAGTATGA
- a CDS encoding cupin domain-containing protein has translation MTIKKLQDLQIYDDNKMTSNMVFNEEKSKIIAFNFLPGQAMSKHGHAHKNAYVFVIEGQGQCHLDDIDYAIEPGDIIHCDPHQKISVENTGASAMTVYVVQAEE, from the coding sequence ATGACGATAAAAAAACTGCAGGACCTTCAAATCTATGATGATAACAAGATGACAAGTAATATGGTTTTCAATGAAGAAAAAAGTAAAATCATCGCGTTTAATTTTCTTCCCGGACAGGCGATGTCTAAGCATGGGCATGCCCATAAAAATGCTTATGTGTTTGTGATTGAAGGGCAAGGGCAATGCCATCTGGATGACATCGATTACGCTATCGAACCGGGGGATATCATACACTGTGATCCCCACCAAAAAATCAGTGTAGAAAATACAGGAGCTTCAGCGATGACGGTGTATGTCGTGCAGGCAGAAGAATAG
- a CDS encoding class I SAM-dependent methyltransferase: protein MTLQRVLPFTKSLLEQTVQLGDTVIDATAGNGHDTHFLAGLTGGNGKVFAFDIQQEAIDATRKRVEAFTHVELVHDSHAKIADYVSEPISAAVFNLGYLPKGDHNIITKAQSTLAAMEQCLSLLKEQGLLLVVIYSGHDGGSEERDAVMAFVQNLPQVSYDVLKYEFINQRHSPPFLVAIKKKKSKK from the coding sequence ATGACATTGCAGCGCGTATTGCCTTTTACGAAAAGTTTATTGGAACAAACGGTCCAGCTAGGCGACACGGTTATTGATGCGACTGCCGGAAACGGCCACGACACGCATTTTCTCGCCGGTCTTACGGGTGGCAACGGCAAAGTATTTGCTTTTGATATCCAGCAGGAAGCCATTGACGCAACCCGAAAACGCGTGGAAGCGTTCACGCATGTGGAACTGGTCCACGACAGCCACGCCAAAATCGCCGACTACGTAAGCGAACCCATTTCTGCCGCTGTCTTCAATCTTGGCTATTTGCCAAAAGGCGACCACAACATCATCACAAAAGCCCAAAGTACCCTTGCGGCCATGGAGCAATGCTTGAGCCTGTTAAAAGAACAAGGGCTGCTGCTCGTTGTCATCTACAGCGGCCACGACGGCGGCAGCGAAGAACGCGACGCTGTCATGGCATTCGTCCAAAATCTGCCGCAGGTTTCATATGACGTATTGAAGTACGAATTTATCAACCAGCGCCACTCGCCTCCTTTTTTGGTGGCGATCAAAAAGAAGAAATCGAAGAAATGA
- a CDS encoding ABC transporter permease, whose translation MKSLNQLAFRLFRENKFLVFTSVMSIAIAVSLVMTMALFAVNAKQTLQEDLRKMYGDMDLALVYSDDNPVEDEQELLQMVSKHPSTVAVSQALVTQTYIAPLGGEVYTLGIENDSIAKSRYKTSVDLTEDTVVITENLAASLKLSMGDQIEIEQDSFEIAEILKNAQGTGIAPDMVIFALERAKLFHNEELSYLKNETTALMVKTAEETDLIAMANEFKKIQPDLRVDIIEEDEAAKNNLNSLTLFIVILSLLILIVTAIMVISNFDLFIYKNKNQFAIMRALGAKTAQLAKITRIQSTMITVAGALLGLALAYAAEQFLQPSVGRWFSITLTQVSFAWEVAIPVLVASSLVIQLFLYIPVLKSSKILPLTILQENEELDFKHHGLRRVFIKILWISSLVSLAFGAILAMDENASAMLILLSGFLLLTGLFLALPMWLTSLLNVLIPVCEKFLSSNVLIAFQIIKPQVKKNSFVILSISVVMIIAVFGSVMLSTIKQNNTNYINEQFPTSVVITSRIHQSEIDPVKLSEEVRNQVQGSQVASVSTFGGGELFVEDGTMSFDYTLGDLQALESMKIVPELAEKNLAEAAIVSPVFAEKHKLKVGDTLETGIYSDEKQQAEYVATMVVSAVSDAVGNGEVLFDWQAKALNTPATNFNKAYVNAVDESVAKSSLETCILNS comes from the coding sequence TGTGATGACAATGGCTCTATTTGCCGTAAATGCGAAACAAACTCTTCAAGAGGACCTGCGAAAGATGTATGGCGATATGGATCTGGCCCTTGTCTATAGCGATGACAATCCGGTGGAAGATGAACAGGAATTGTTGCAAATGGTATCGAAACACCCTTCAACAGTTGCTGTTTCACAAGCATTGGTTACTCAAACGTATATAGCGCCGTTAGGTGGAGAAGTTTACACACTGGGAATCGAAAACGATTCAATTGCAAAAAGCAGGTATAAAACAAGCGTAGATTTAACGGAAGACACAGTCGTCATCACAGAAAATCTGGCAGCGTCTCTCAAGCTTTCAATGGGCGATCAAATCGAAATTGAACAAGATTCATTTGAAATTGCTGAAATTTTGAAGAACGCTCAAGGAACTGGGATTGCTCCTGATATGGTGATTTTCGCATTGGAGAGAGCAAAGCTGTTTCACAACGAGGAACTGTCCTATCTAAAGAATGAAACAACCGCTTTAATGGTGAAAACCGCAGAAGAAACCGACTTGATTGCAATGGCTAATGAATTCAAAAAGATTCAGCCGGACTTGCGAGTGGACATTATTGAAGAGGATGAAGCAGCAAAAAATAACTTGAATTCCCTGACATTATTTATTGTCATTCTTTCACTACTCATTTTGATTGTCACGGCCATCATGGTCATTTCCAATTTTGACTTGTTCATCTATAAGAATAAAAATCAGTTTGCGATTATGCGGGCGCTTGGAGCGAAGACAGCGCAACTAGCGAAAATCACCCGAATCCAAAGCACGATGATTACAGTTGCAGGCGCTTTGCTCGGGCTGGCGCTTGCTTATGCAGCGGAACAATTCCTGCAGCCAAGTGTTGGGCGATGGTTTTCCATAACCTTAACTCAGGTGTCATTTGCATGGGAAGTAGCAATCCCTGTTCTTGTCGCATCGAGCCTAGTGATTCAATTGTTTCTGTATATCCCGGTTCTCAAATCATCAAAGATCTTGCCGTTGACGATTCTGCAGGAAAATGAAGAGCTTGATTTTAAACACCATGGTCTGCGTCGAGTGTTCATCAAGATTTTATGGATTTCATCCCTAGTGTCACTGGCGTTTGGCGCTATTCTCGCCATGGATGAAAACGCGAGCGCGATGTTGATTTTATTGAGTGGATTTTTACTATTAACCGGTCTTTTTCTGGCGTTGCCCATGTGGCTTACGAGCCTGCTAAATGTGCTGATACCAGTGTGTGAAAAATTCTTATCCAGTAATGTTCTAATCGCGTTTCAAATTATAAAACCACAAGTCAAAAAGAATAGCTTTGTGATTCTTTCGATTAGCGTTGTTATGATTATCGCCGTTTTCGGTTCGGTCATGCTGAGTACGATTAAGCAGAATAATACAAACTATATCAATGAACAGTTTCCCACTTCTGTGGTCATTACAAGTCGGATTCACCAATCGGAAATCGATCCGGTAAAATTAAGTGAAGAAGTACGTAATCAAGTCCAGGGCTCGCAAGTCGCTTCTGTCAGCACCTTTGGTGGGGGAGAGTTGTTCGTTGAAGATGGGACGATGTCTTTTGACTATACGCTGGGCGACCTACAAGCATTGGAGAGTATGAAGATTGTACCGGAATTAGCAGAGAAGAATTTAGCAGAGGCGGCGATTGTATCTCCTGTATTTGCTGAAAAGCACAAGTTAAAAGTCGGCGATACCTTAGAAACTGGCATCTACTCGGATGAAAAGCAACAGGCTGAATATGTGGCGACTATGGTGGTAAGTGCTGTTTCTGACGCAGTTGGCAATGGAGAAGTGCTTTTTGATTGGCAGGCGAAAGCGTTAAATACTCCTGCTACTAACTTTAATAAAGCGTATGTAAATGCAGTTGACGAATCAGTGGCCAAGAGTTCTCTTGAAACCTGTATCCTGAACTCATAG